In the Streptomyces coeruleoprunus genome, GTCCGCGTTCGCGGTAGTAGCGCAGGGTGCGGGCCGGGATGCCGGCCGCCTCCGCCAGCTCCTCCATCCGGTATTCACGGTCCTCGCCCTCGTTCGTCACGTCCGCAACCCTATGTCGTACCGCCGGTAACTTTTCCGCGCGCGCCCCCTACCGCTGGGTAGGACCCTGCCCTACCCTCCCGGACAGTGCCAGTGATTGCTGGCAGGGTCTTGGGAGGTGGGCATGAGCCAGCACGAACACGAACACGTACGGGTGGCGGTGATCGGCTCCGGGTTCGGTGGTCTCGGGGCCGCCGTCCGGCTGCGCCGCGAGGGGATCACCGACTTCGTCGTCCTGGAACGGTCGGACGCCGTCGGCGGCACCTGGCGCGACAACAGCTACCCCGGCTGCGCCTGTGACGTCCCGTCGCACCTGTACTCCTTCTCCTTCGCGCCCAACCCCGACTGGCCCCGCGCCTTCTCCGGCCAGCCCCACATCCGCGCGTACCTGGAGCACGTCACCGACGTCTTCCGGCTCCGCCCCCACCTCCGCCTCGGCCACGAGGTGACGATGATGCGCTGGGACGGCGACGCCCTGCGCTGGGAGATCGAGACCTCGCGCGGGACGCTCAGCGCCGACGTCGTGGTCTCCGCGACCGGGCCGCTGTCCGACCCGAAGATCCCCGACATCCCCGGCCTCGACGGGTTCCGCGAGGCGGGCGGCAAGGTCTTCCACTCCGCCCGCTGGGACCACGACTACGACCTGACCGGCAAGCGCGTCGCCATGGTGGGCACCGGCGCCTCCGCGATCCAGATCGTGCCGTCCGTCCAGCCCCGCGTCGGCCGGCTCACCCTCTTCCAGCGCACCCCCGCCTGGGTGATGCCGCGCATGGACCGCGCCATCACCGGCGCCGAGCGGTGGCTGCACCGGCAGCTGCCGTTCACCGCCAAGGCCCGCCGCGGCATCCTGTGGGGCATCCGCGAACTCCAGGTCGGCGCCTTCACCAAGCGGCCCGCGCAGATGGGCCTCGTCGAGTCGCTGGCCAAGGCCAACATCGCCCGCGCGATCAAGGACCCGGCGCTGCGGGCCAGGCTGACCCCGTCGTACCGCATCGGCTGCAAGCGGATCCTGCTGTCCAACGACTACTACCCGGCCCTCGCCCGCCCGAATGTCGACGTCGTCGCCTCCGGCCTCGCCGAGGTACGCGGCCGGACCGCCGTCGCCGCCGACGGCAGCGAGGCCGAGGTCGACGCGATCGTCTTCGGCACGGGCTTCCACGTCACGGACATGCCCATCGCCGAGCGGGTCGTCGGCGCGGACGGCATCACGCTCGCCGAGGCGTGGAAGGACGGCATGGAGTCGCTGCGCGGCGCCACCGCCGCCGGGTTCCCCAACTGGATGACCATCATCGGCCCCAACACCGGCCTCGGGAACTCCTCGATGATCCTCATGATCGAGTCCCAGCTGAACTACATGGCCGACTACCTGCGCCAGCTGAACGTCCTCGGCGGGCGCACCGCCCTCACCCCGCGGCCGGACGCGGTCGCCGCCTGGAACCGGCTCGTCCAGGACCGGATGGAGCGCACGGTGTGGAAGTCGGGCGGCTGCGACAGCTGGTACCTCGACGCCAACGGCCGCAACACCACGCTCTGGCCGGGCACCACGGGCGAGTTCCGGCGCGCCACACGGACGGTGGACCTCGCCGAGTACGACGTCGTGCGCGTACCGGAGAAGCACCCGGCCGCCGGCGAGAAGCCGAAGCGCGCCTCCCGCACCGCGAAGAAGGAGGCCGCGGCATGAGCCTCATACCGGCCCCCGCCCCCGCGCGGACCCTGACCGCCGTCTCCGTCGACGGCTCGACCCTGCACGTCGAGGTGTACGGCCCCGAGGGCGCTCCCGCCGTCGTCCTCGCCCACGGCTGGACCTGTTCCACCGCCTTCTGGGCCGCCCAGGTACGGGAGCTGTCCGCCGACCACCGGGTCGTCGTCTACGACCAGCGCGGCCACGGCCGCACCCCCGCCGTCGACCGCTCGGGCTACTCGACCCGGGCCCTCGCCGACGACCTGGAGGCCGTGCTCGCCGCCACCCTCGCCCCCGGCGAGCGGGCCGTGCTGGCCGGCCACTCCATGGGCGGCATGACCCTGATGGCCGCCGCCGGCCGCCCCGCCCTGCGCGACCACGCCGCCGCGGTCCTGCTGTGCAGCACCGGCGCGTCCCGGCTGGTGGCCGAGTCGCTCGTCGTGCCGATGCGCCCCGGGCGCGTCCGCACCCGGCTCACGCGGCTGATCCTGGGCGCCCGCGCCCCGCTCGGTCCGGTCACGCCGGTGTCCAAGGCGATCCTCAAGTACGCGACCATGGGCCCCGGTTCGGCGCCCGACCGGGTCACCGTGTGCGCCCGGATCGTGCACGCCTGTCCGCGTGCCGTGCGGGTCGCCTGGTCGCACGTGCTCGCCGAGCTCGACCTGGAGGCGGGCGTACGGGAGCTGCGCGTGCCGACCGCCGTGATCGCCGGAACCGCCGACCGGCTCACCCCGCCCGTCCACGCCCGCGCCCTCGCCGCCGCCCTGCCCCTCTGCGTGGGCCTCGACGAACTCGCCGGCATCGGCCACATGACGCCCGTCGAGGCGCCGGAGGTGGTCACGGCCCGGATCCGAGAGCTGGCCGCCACGTACGTCAGCGGCGAACGCGACCGCACCACCGAGCAGACGGAGGAAGCCGTATGAGCAGGGTCAGCCTGGAGGGACAGGTCGCCGTCGTCACCGGCGGCGCACGGGGCGTCGGCGAACTGCTCGCCCGCAAACTGTCCGCGCGCGGCGCCAAGATCGCCCTGGTCGGCCTCGAACCCGAGGAGCTGAAGCGGGTGTCGGGCCGGCTCCACACCGAGAGCGACTGGTGGCACGCCGATGTCACCGACCACGAGACCATGGCCCGTGTCGCGCACGAGGTGAAGGAACGCTTCGGCAAGGTCGACGTCGTCGTCGCCAACGCGGGCGTCGCGGCCGGCGGGCCCTTCGCCGACTCCGACCCCGTGGCCTGGCGGCGGGTCATCGAGGTCAACCTGATCGGCGGCGCGGTCACCGGCCGGGCCTTCCTGCCCGTCCTGCTCGAGAGCCGCGGCTACTTCCTCCAGATCGCCTCCCTCGCGGCGATCACCCCGGCGCCCATGATGACCGCGTACTGCGCCTCCAAGTCCGGTGTCGAGGCCTTCGCGCACAGCCTGCGCGCCGAGGTCGCCCACCGGGGCGTGCGCGTCGGCGTCGGCTACCTCTCCTGGACGGACACCGACATGGTGCGCGGCGCCGACCAGGACGACGTGATGCGGGAGTTGAGGCAGCGGCTGCCCTGGCCGTCGAACCGCACGTACCCCCTCGGACCGGCCGTCGACCGGATCGTCGCGGGCATCGAACGGCGCGCGCCCCATGTGTACGCCCAGTGGTGGCTGCGGGGCATGCAGTCCGTACGCGGCTACCTGCCGGGCCTCATCGCCACGGTGGGGCAGCGGGAGGTGCGGCGCTTCGAGCCCCGGCTGGCGGGCGTGAGCAAGGGCCTCGTCGGCGCGGGCGGGGCGGCCGACGAGCGCGCCCGTGCGGAGCGTGACTGAAAGCGCCCGAATGGTCACTCTGTGATCGAAGTGCGTGCTATGTCGGCTCGTGCCAGGCTGGTCGAGGCCGGGGTCGGAGATGGCCCCGCATCCCCCCACCCTCTAGGAGTGAGACCCGTATGGGCATCCAGGACCAGTTCAACGAGAAGGCCGAACAGCTCAAGCAGCAGGGCAAGCAGGGCGCCCAGCGCATGAAGGACGAGGCGCAGCAGCGCACCCAGCGCAAGGGCAAGCAGCAGCAGCCGCAGCGCAATCGGCCCATGGGACGCGACATGGACGACACCATGCGCGACGCGCAGGACCGGATGAACCGGGACTACGACGCCTGACGCGGGTTCCCGCGCAGCCCGGGGCGGGCACGCCTGACGGCGGCCCGCCCCGGGGGCGTTGCCGTCCCGGCCTCACCGCTCCGCCAGGAGGCGCCCGGCCCGCCGGACGGCTTCGGCGCGGGTCGCCCGGTTGGCGTTCACCTGTGCGGCGCGCTCCCGGGTGAGACGCGCGCGGTACGTACGGTCGAGCTGTTGGAGGACCGTCGTCAGCCGGCTCGTGACGCGGCACTCCGCGTCGGCGACGGCGATGGCGGTCTCCGTCGCGGTGGGCCGGTCGCCCTTCCGGGTCTTCCACGCGGCGGAGCGCGCGGCGCCCGGGTCGTCGAAGGGCCGGTCGCGGTCCTTCATGCAGCGCTTCCAGGCGCCGAGCGCCTTGTCCCGTGCGGGGTCGGCGGCCATCCGGTTCAGCACGGCCCGGTCGAGGTTGTTCTCGATGTAGTCGTTGCGCAGGTACGCCGCTAGGTCACCGCCGTAGAGCGCGCGGCGCACGTCGGCGGTGCAGCCGTCGGGGTTCGTCGTGATGCTCTCGCCGTCGGGCAGCGCGATGCGCGTCTCCTTCGCCCGGTCGCCGAAGAGCGCCTTCTCGTAGGCGGCCCGCAGCTTCGGCGAGAGGCCCTTCGCATAGGCCCTGTTGGGATCCTCCGCGACGAACCGCGAGGTGCTGCCGTCGGTGTGGGGGACCGGGCCGTAGCCACGCGTGCGGGCGTCAGCCGGGTCGACGGCTCCGAAGTCGACGGGCGGGGCGCCCGCCAGGGCCGCCTCGGGCGGGGTGCGCACGACGTACGCGAAGCCCTGGCGGGCCATGCAGCGGCTCACCAAGTGGCCCTCCGCCAGGAAGAGATACCGCTCGGCGTCCCGGGTGAGCGTCCCGTCGGCCTCCTGGACACGGGAGGGCGCGGCGGGCACCGGGTCGGACGTCGGCGTCGCGGGAGCGGCCGGCGTGGAGGGGGAGGCGCCGCAGCCGGTGAGCAGCAGCAGGCCGAGCCCGAGCGGCACGGCGAAGGGGGCGCGGGAGGGAGGGACCGGCATGGTGGTGGTGGGCTTTCTGTGGTCGGGGCGAGCCGTTCCGGGCACGGGCCCGTGCCCGGAACGGCGGCGAGGTGTCCCTGTGGGGGCTCGGGTCAGCAGTTGCCCCAGCTGTTGGAGCTGCCCTTGTAGGCGCGGTAGGCGTCCTTCGCGGACGAGGTGCCGGCGCTGATGACCTTCACGCCGCCGCCCCAGCCCCAGACCATGCTGTACTCGTCGCCCCAGACACAGGCGTTGAGACCGGACGTTCCCGCGTTGGCCCAGGAGGCGTCCTTGTTGTTGATGAAGTAACCCGCCCAGGACTTGTTGGTGTCCTTGAAGACCGCCTTGCGGCCTTCGTAGGAGGTCTGGTCCCAGACGCACAGGTAACCGGCCGCGCAGACCGCGTCGGCGGCCTGCGCGGGGGCGGCCGGGCCGGCCAGCGGCAGCAGCGCGGCGGCACCCGCGGCGGCGGCGAGGGACAGAAGACGGCGTGAGCGACGCATGGGCGTACTCCTCAGGAAATAGAAGACGGAAAGTCGCCACCGAGGGGAGGATTTGCGGCCGCAGCCGCTCTCCGTGGGGCTATTTGCAGTCTTGATCACCTGTCGCCGTCACAGCCATGTCTCACCGGCGGGACGGGACGCCGCGGGATCCGTCCCGCCCCGGAAGCTCGTGTGACCTGCGAGAACGCTCCCCGCGACGGTGGCGTGGGACGCCCGCCCAGGACGGGCGGCGGCAGCGGGACGGACGTCCCGCACCCGTCCCGCCCCGTCAGGCGCGCGGCGGCAGCGGCGGCCTGCTGCGGTCCGGCACGTCGGAGTAGTCCGGGGGCTGCGCCGCCGGGGACTTGTCGAGCAGCTCCAGCGCCAGTTCCACGGCGTCGGCCAGCTGCCGGTGCCGGCCCTCCGCCCAGTCCAGCGGCGTGCGCAGGATCTCCAGGTCGGGCTCCACGCCGTGGTTCTCGACGGACCAGCCGTACTCGTCGAACCAGGCCGCGTTCATCGGCACCGTGATCACCGTGCCGTCGCCCAGCCGGTGACGCCCCGTCATGCCGACGACACCGCCCCACGTGCGCTGGCCGACGACCGGGCCGAGCCCCTGGAGCCGGAACACGGCCGTGATCATGTCGCCGTCCGAGGAGGTGGCCTCGTCGGCGAGGGCGACGACCGGGCCGCGCGGCGCGTTCGAGGCGTACGAGACGGGCTCGGCGTTGCGCGTGAGGTCCCAGCCCAGGATCCGGCGGGTCAGCTTCTCGACGACCAGCTCGCTGATGTGGCCGCCCGCGTTGCCCCGTACGTCCACGATCAGCGCCGGGCGGGACATCTCCATGCGCAGGTCGCGGTTGAACTGCGCCCAGCCCGAGCCGCCCATGTCGGGGATGTGGAGGTAGCCGCACTTGCCGCCGCTCAGCTCCCGCACCACGCCGCGCCGCTTGGCCACCCAGTCCTGGTACCGCAGCGGCCGTTCGTCCACCAGGGGCACCACGGCAACGCGGCGCGAGCGGCCCGCCTCGTCCTCCGCCGGGGCGAACGTCAGTTCCACCGTCGTGCCGCCGGCGGCGGCCAGCAGCGGGTACGGGCCGGTCACCGGGTCCACCGGGCGCCCGTCCACGTGCGTGAGGATGGCGCCCTCCCGGATGCCCGTGCCCGCCAGCGGCGAGCGGGCCTTGGAGTCCGACGACTCGCCAGGCAGGATCCGCTTGACCACCCAGTTCCCGTCCCGGCACACGAGGTTGGCGCCGAGCAGCCCCATGGCCCGCTGGTAGTGCGGGGGGCCTTCGTTGCGGCGGGCGGGGGTCACGTACGCGTGGGAGGTGCCCAGTTCGCCGAGGACCTCGCGCAGCAGGTCGGCGAACTCGTCGGGGGAGGCGACCCGTTCGACGAGCGGCCGGTACTGGTCGAGAACCCCGTCCCAGTCGACGCCGCTCATGCCGGCGTCCCAGAAGTACGCCCGGATGATCCGCCCCGCCTCGTCGTAGGCCTGCCGCCACTCCGCGGTCGGGTCCACCTCGTGCTGGATGCGGCGGGCGTCCACGTACACGGTGGTGTCGCTGTCGCCGACCTCGGTCGCGGGCACGGCCCGCAGATCGCCCTCGTCGACGACCACGAGCCGGGTGCCGTCGCCGCTCACCGCGTACCAGTCCAGGTGCGCGACCAGCTCCGTCTTGCGGGCCTTCACCAGGTTGAAGTGCTCCAGCGTCGGCCGCTCCGACGGGTCGGACGGATTGACGAACGTCTCGCCCAGGGCACCCGAGATGGGCCAGCGCAGCCACACGAGGCCGCCGCCGCTCACGGCGCGCAGCGACGAGTACTTGGAGGCGGCCACCGGGAACGGCGTCACCCGGCTCTCCAGCCCCTCCACCTCGACCAGCACGGTCCCGTCGCCCGTCTGCTCGTCGTCGCCCGGGTCCAGCCCGCCCGCCGCCGGCCGGCCCTCCGGCGACAGGGCGAACGGCGACAGGGTCGTCGACGACAGCGGCACCAGGTAGGGGCGGCAGCCCAGCGGGAACGACAGGTCGCCGGTGTGCACGTCGTACACCGGGTCGAAGCCCCGCCACGACAGGAACGCCAGATACCGCCCGTCCCGCGTGAACACCGGGCTCTCGTCCTCGAACCGCCCGTTCGTCACGTCCACGACCAGCCGGTCCTTGATGCGGGCCATCCTGATCTTCCGCAGCGACCGCCCGATGCCCGGGTGCGACCACGTCAGCCACGCCCCGTCGGGCGAGAACGCCAGGTCCCGCACCGCCCCGTTCACCGACCGGACCAACTCCGTGACCTCGCCGTTGGACTCCTCCGACACGTCGAGCAGCAGCAGCCGCCCGTCGTGCGAGGCGATCGCGAGCCGCTCCCCGTCCGGGTCGGCCACCAGCTCCTGCACCCGGCCCAGTTCGCCCGCCGCCAGCCGGCGCGGCTCCCGGGGGCCGCTCGCGCGCGGCAGGTACGCCACGTCGACCGCGTCCTCTCCCTCCGCGTCCGTCACGTACGCGACCCGGCCGCCGCTGCCCAGCATCTCCGGCAGCCGCACGCGGACGCCCGGCACGTCGATGATCGACCGGGCGGGACCGTCGCGGTGCGTGAGCCAGTACAGGCTGCCGCGCACGCACACCGCGCTGGCCCGGCCCGTCTCGTCGACCGCCACCGCCTGGAGGTGCTGCGAGGCCGGCACGTGGTAGCGGCGCCGCCCCGCGCGCGTCCCGCCCAGGCGCACCTCCAGCTTCCGCGGCCGCGAGTCGGGTGTCAGCTCGTCGACGATCCACAGGTCGCCCGCGCACTGGTAGACCACGCGCCGCCCGTCGGACGAGGCGTGCCGGGCGTAGAACGCGTCGTGGTCGGTGTGGCGGCGCAGGTCGGAGCCGTCGGGCAGGCACGAGTAGAGGTTGCCGACGCCCTCGTGGTCGGAGAGGAACGCGATCCGGCCGCCGACGAACATCGCGCTGTCCAGGTGCCCGTCGACGTCCGGCAGCAGCCGCTGCCCGTGCAGCCACATCCGGCCCGTCGCCCCGCCCCGGTAGCGCTTCCAGGCGGCGGGCTCGTGCGGGGGCTTGCCGGTCAGGAGGAGCGTGCGGTGCTCGCCCTCGACGTCGGCGACCTGGATGTCGGCGCAGGGTCCCCAGGGCAGGCGGCGGCCCGGGCTGCCGTCGGTGGAGAGCTTGTACGCCCACGAGAAGTGCGAGAACGGCTGGCCGTGCGACGCCACCGCCAGGATGTTGCCGTCCGGGTCCCAGCCGCACACCCGGGTGTCGAGCGACCCCCAGTAGCTGAGCCTGCGGGCCGGTCCGCCGTCGGCCGGGACGAGGTGGATCTCGGGGTCGAGGCTGCGCCAGCTGGTGAACGCGATGTGCGTCCCGTCGGGCGAGAAGCGGGGATGGCCGATCCTCGTCCGGTCGACGGTGACGCGCCAGGCGCGGCCGGGCGATTCGCCCTCGGGGACGAGGGGGGCGACCCACAGATCGTCCTCGGCCGCGAAGCACAGCAGGTCCTTGTGGAGGTGGGGATACCGGAGGTACGCGCCGTCGCTGCTCACACAGTCATGCTTTCCGCGCTCCGGGGGCGCGGCAACTCGACCGGGCGTTCGCCGGGCTTTCGCCGGGCGTCCGCCGGGCTTTCGCGCGGGTGGGGCGGCAGGCTTTCGCTCGGCGGGACGGCGGGCTTTCCCCGGGCGGGGCAGTGGTCCGGAGCCGGGTGACGAGCGACACGTACGAAACGGTTTCGTTTCGCGGAGCCCCCGGCCTATCCTTCTGGTGTACGAAACCGTTTCGTTCGGAATGGAAGACGCCCATGGCCCGCAGCAGGCTCACCGCGGAACGCGAGTCCGAGCTGTACGAAGCCGTCATCGACCTCCTCGGCGAGGTCGGCTACGACGGTCTCACCATGGACGCGATCGCCGCCCGCACGCACTCCAGCAAGGCCACCCTCTACCGCCAGTGGGGGTCCAAGCCCGAGCTGGTCGCCCAGGCGCTTCGGCACCACAAGCCGGTCCGGCTCGACGAGATCGACACCGGCACCCTGCGCGGAGACTTCCTCGAAATGGTCCGGCGCTCCGACGACTGCCGGATGGAGAAGGACTCCGCCATGATGCGGGGCCTCGCCCACGCCATCCACAGCCACCCGGAACTGCTCCAGGCGCTGCGCGAACTGCTGATCGCCCCCGAGATGACCGGGCTCGACGCGCTCCTGCGCCGAGCCGTCGAACGGGGCGAGGTCGCTGCCGACAACCCCGCGCTGCGCCTCGTCCCGCACATGATGATCGGCTCGTTCATCGCCCGCCCCCTGATCGAGGACCGCCCGGTCGACCAGGCGTTCCTCGCCCAGTACCTCGACGCCGTGGTCTTCCCCGCCCTCGGCGTCTGACCGGGCCGGGCCTCCCCGCCCGCCCCGCACCACCCCGCGGTACGCACGACGCCGTGCCGTACCCAGCCGTACCTGACGCGCACCGCTCACGCTGTCGGGCCACTCCCCAACCCTTCCTGTCCCATCCTCACCTCGGGAGTACGCCCCAGTGGCCACGTTTCTCCACCGGCTCGGCCGGTTCGCCTTCCGGCGGCGCCATCTCGTGACCCTCCTGTGGGTCGCGCTGCTGGCGCTCGCCGGAGTGGGCGCCGCGTCCGCGCCCGCAGCGACCTCCAGCTCCTTCTCCATACCCGGCACCGAGGCCCAGCGCGCCTTCGACCTGCTGGAGGAGCGCTTCCCCGGTGCGAGCGCCGACGGCGCGACCGCCCGGGTCGTCTTCAAGGCGCCCGACG is a window encoding:
- a CDS encoding alpha/beta hydrolase, with the translated sequence MSLIPAPAPARTLTAVSVDGSTLHVEVYGPEGAPAVVLAHGWTCSTAFWAAQVRELSADHRVVVYDQRGHGRTPAVDRSGYSTRALADDLEAVLAATLAPGERAVLAGHSMGGMTLMAAAGRPALRDHAAAVLLCSTGASRLVAESLVVPMRPGRVRTRLTRLILGARAPLGPVTPVSKAILKYATMGPGSAPDRVTVCARIVHACPRAVRVAWSHVLAELDLEAGVRELRVPTAVIAGTADRLTPPVHARALAAALPLCVGLDELAGIGHMTPVEAPEVVTARIRELAATYVSGERDRTTEQTEEAV
- a CDS encoding S41 family peptidase, with product MSSDGAYLRYPHLHKDLLCFAAEDDLWVAPLVPEGESPGRAWRVTVDRTRIGHPRFSPDGTHIAFTSWRSLDPEIHLVPADGGPARRLSYWGSLDTRVCGWDPDGNILAVASHGQPFSHFSWAYKLSTDGSPGRRLPWGPCADIQVADVEGEHRTLLLTGKPPHEPAAWKRYRGGATGRMWLHGQRLLPDVDGHLDSAMFVGGRIAFLSDHEGVGNLYSCLPDGSDLRRHTDHDAFYARHASSDGRRVVYQCAGDLWIVDELTPDSRPRKLEVRLGGTRAGRRRYHVPASQHLQAVAVDETGRASAVCVRGSLYWLTHRDGPARSIIDVPGVRVRLPEMLGSGGRVAYVTDAEGEDAVDVAYLPRASGPREPRRLAAGELGRVQELVADPDGERLAIASHDGRLLLLDVSEESNGEVTELVRSVNGAVRDLAFSPDGAWLTWSHPGIGRSLRKIRMARIKDRLVVDVTNGRFEDESPVFTRDGRYLAFLSWRGFDPVYDVHTGDLSFPLGCRPYLVPLSSTTLSPFALSPEGRPAAGGLDPGDDEQTGDGTVLVEVEGLESRVTPFPVAASKYSSLRAVSGGGLVWLRWPISGALGETFVNPSDPSERPTLEHFNLVKARKTELVAHLDWYAVSGDGTRLVVVDEGDLRAVPATEVGDSDTTVYVDARRIQHEVDPTAEWRQAYDEAGRIIRAYFWDAGMSGVDWDGVLDQYRPLVERVASPDEFADLLREVLGELGTSHAYVTPARRNEGPPHYQRAMGLLGANLVCRDGNWVVKRILPGESSDSKARSPLAGTGIREGAILTHVDGRPVDPVTGPYPLLAAAGGTTVELTFAPAEDEAGRSRRVAVVPLVDERPLRYQDWVAKRRGVVRELSGGKCGYLHIPDMGGSGWAQFNRDLRMEMSRPALIVDVRGNAGGHISELVVEKLTRRILGWDLTRNAEPVSYASNAPRGPVVALADEATSSDGDMITAVFRLQGLGPVVGQRTWGGVVGMTGRHRLGDGTVITVPMNAAWFDEYGWSVENHGVEPDLEILRTPLDWAEGRHRQLADAVELALELLDKSPAAQPPDYSDVPDRSRPPLPPRA
- a CDS encoding peptidase inhibitor family I36 protein, coding for MRRSRRLLSLAAAAGAAALLPLAGPAAPAQAADAVCAAGYLCVWDQTSYEGRKAVFKDTNKSWAGYFINNKDASWANAGTSGLNACVWGDEYSMVWGWGGGVKVISAGTSSAKDAYRAYKGSSNSWGNC
- a CDS encoding TetR/AcrR family transcriptional regulator, with protein sequence MARSRLTAERESELYEAVIDLLGEVGYDGLTMDAIAARTHSSKATLYRQWGSKPELVAQALRHHKPVRLDEIDTGTLRGDFLEMVRRSDDCRMEKDSAMMRGLAHAIHSHPELLQALRELLIAPEMTGLDALLRRAVERGEVAADNPALRLVPHMMIGSFIARPLIEDRPVDQAFLAQYLDAVVFPALGV
- a CDS encoding NAD(P)/FAD-dependent oxidoreductase produces the protein MSQHEHEHVRVAVIGSGFGGLGAAVRLRREGITDFVVLERSDAVGGTWRDNSYPGCACDVPSHLYSFSFAPNPDWPRAFSGQPHIRAYLEHVTDVFRLRPHLRLGHEVTMMRWDGDALRWEIETSRGTLSADVVVSATGPLSDPKIPDIPGLDGFREAGGKVFHSARWDHDYDLTGKRVAMVGTGASAIQIVPSVQPRVGRLTLFQRTPAWVMPRMDRAITGAERWLHRQLPFTAKARRGILWGIRELQVGAFTKRPAQMGLVESLAKANIARAIKDPALRARLTPSYRIGCKRILLSNDYYPALARPNVDVVASGLAEVRGRTAVAADGSEAEVDAIVFGTGFHVTDMPIAERVVGADGITLAEAWKDGMESLRGATAAGFPNWMTIIGPNTGLGNSSMILMIESQLNYMADYLRQLNVLGGRTALTPRPDAVAAWNRLVQDRMERTVWKSGGCDSWYLDANGRNTTLWPGTTGEFRRATRTVDLAEYDVVRVPEKHPAAGEKPKRASRTAKKEAAA
- a CDS encoding SDR family oxidoreductase — its product is MSRVSLEGQVAVVTGGARGVGELLARKLSARGAKIALVGLEPEELKRVSGRLHTESDWWHADVTDHETMARVAHEVKERFGKVDVVVANAGVAAGGPFADSDPVAWRRVIEVNLIGGAVTGRAFLPVLLESRGYFLQIASLAAITPAPMMTAYCASKSGVEAFAHSLRAEVAHRGVRVGVGYLSWTDTDMVRGADQDDVMRELRQRLPWPSNRTYPLGPAVDRIVAGIERRAPHVYAQWWLRGMQSVRGYLPGLIATVGQREVRRFEPRLAGVSKGLVGAGGAADERARAERD